In a genomic window of Bradyrhizobium ontarionense:
- a CDS encoding RidA family protein: MRALSPSSILPPLARYSHGMAVPADHRLVFTAGQLGVGPDGRIPEDSEAQADLCFANIAAILAEDGMTLANVVRLSVYVTAREHMPGYRQSRDRHFSGTPPTTTLIVVAGLVRPEFVIEIEAIAAAS, translated from the coding sequence GTGCGCGCATTGTCTCCGTCATCGATTCTGCCGCCGTTGGCGCGATACAGTCATGGGATGGCCGTGCCGGCCGACCACCGACTGGTGTTCACTGCAGGGCAACTCGGCGTCGGACCTGACGGGCGCATTCCCGAGGATAGTGAGGCGCAGGCCGATCTCTGCTTCGCAAACATTGCTGCCATCCTGGCCGAAGATGGCATGACGCTGGCGAACGTCGTCCGCCTCAGCGTCTATGTCACGGCGCGTGAGCACATGCCGGGCTACAGGCAGTCACGCGACCGGCACTTTTCCGGAACGCCTCCAACGACGACGCTGATCGTGGTGGCCGGCTTGGTCCGTCCGGAATTCGTCATCGAGATTGAAGCCATCGCGGCCGCGTCCTAG
- a CDS encoding RNA polymerase subunit sigma-70, which translates to MRVSDIIRRAVEIGERKGWITFDELNELCHGSKVEPEDIELVINAPQRR; encoded by the coding sequence ATGCGCGTGTCCGACATCATCCGCCGCGCCGTCGAGATCGGCGAACGCAAGGGCTGGATCACGTTCGACGAGCTGAATGAGCTTTGCCATGGCAGCAAGGTCGAGCCTGAGGACATTGAGCTTGTCATCAATGCCCCTCAGCGACGCTGA
- a CDS encoding patatin-like phospholipase family protein gives MLDMLKGRRQSGAESADIGLGTIRKPVIGLALGGGAARGFAHIGVIRTLMAHGIVPDVVVGTSIGAVVGGAYAAGQLDTLEEWARSLQMRNILGYLDIRLNGSGLIGGEKLAAQLEASLGRVTIEELPMKVATVATEIRTGHEIWLTHGSLVDAMRASYALPGIFAPVLIGDRWLVDGAMVNPVPVSAARALGAEIVIAANLSSDVFTHSTTIYSHGQPVEVPETVMESTPPKRRFGKLFSPERAVKRQFFGGGGRPGISSVMVDAFNIMQDRITRARLAGDPPDLLISPRVGQIGWFDFHRAADLIAFGTKAAERALDSIQDAIGAVAPNGGGPTPS, from the coding sequence GTGCTGGACATGTTGAAGGGACGCCGCCAGAGCGGGGCCGAAAGCGCCGATATCGGTCTCGGCACGATCCGCAAGCCGGTCATCGGCCTTGCGCTCGGGGGCGGCGCGGCACGCGGCTTCGCCCATATCGGCGTGATCCGGACCTTGATGGCGCACGGCATCGTGCCCGACGTGGTCGTCGGCACCTCGATCGGCGCCGTGGTCGGCGGCGCCTATGCGGCCGGCCAGCTCGATACGTTGGAGGAATGGGCGCGCAGCCTGCAGATGCGCAACATCCTCGGCTATCTCGACATCCGCCTGAACGGCTCCGGCCTGATCGGCGGCGAGAAGCTCGCGGCCCAGCTCGAAGCCTCGCTCGGCCGCGTCACCATCGAGGAGCTGCCGATGAAGGTCGCCACCGTGGCGACCGAGATCCGCACCGGGCACGAGATCTGGCTGACCCATGGCAGTCTGGTCGACGCGATGCGCGCCTCCTACGCCCTGCCCGGCATCTTCGCGCCGGTGCTGATCGGCGACCGCTGGCTGGTCGATGGCGCCATGGTCAATCCGGTGCCGGTGTCGGCGGCGCGCGCGCTTGGCGCCGAGATCGTGATCGCCGCCAACCTGTCGAGCGACGTCTTCACGCATTCGACGACGATCTATTCCCATGGCCAGCCGGTCGAGGTGCCGGAGACGGTGATGGAGAGCACGCCGCCGAAGCGCCGCTTCGGCAAGCTGTTCTCGCCCGAGCGCGCCGTGAAGCGGCAGTTCTTCGGCGGCGGCGGCCGGCCGGGCATCTCCTCGGTCATGGTCGACGCCTTCAACATCATGCAGGACCGCATCACCCGCGCGCGGCTCGCGGGCGATCCTCCCGATCTCTTGATCTCGCCGCGGGTCGGACAGATCGGCTGGTTCGACTTCCACCGCGCAGCCGATCTGATCGCGTTCGGCACGAAGGCGGCCGAACGTGCGCTGGATTCGATCCAGGACGCGATCGGCGCGGTTGCGCCGAACGGCGGCGGGCCTACGCCGTCTTGA
- a CDS encoding CBS domain-containing protein, whose protein sequence is MTVRAILDVKGHQVESVEPETTLAEAAKLLANRKIGAVLVMSGTRMEGILSERDIVRSLGERGAGVLTEPVSGVMTRRVVNCKPQDTVASIMEMMTNGKFRHLPVIEGGVVVGLISIGDVVKWRVQEYENEQEALRQYIKTA, encoded by the coding sequence ATGACAGTACGTGCGATCCTCGACGTCAAGGGCCATCAGGTCGAGAGCGTCGAGCCCGAGACCACACTCGCCGAAGCCGCCAAGCTGCTCGCCAACCGCAAGATCGGTGCGGTTCTGGTGATGTCGGGAACGCGGATGGAGGGCATCCTTTCCGAGCGCGACATCGTGCGTTCGCTCGGCGAGCGCGGTGCCGGGGTTCTCACCGAGCCGGTGTCGGGCGTCATGACGCGCCGCGTCGTGAACTGCAAGCCGCAGGACACCGTCGCTTCGATCATGGAAATGATGACCAACGGCAAGTTCCGGCACCTGCCCGTGATCGAAGGCGGCGTCGTCGTCGGCCTGATCTCGATCGGCGACGTCGTGAAGTGGCGCGTCCAGGAATACGAGAACGAGCAGGAAGCCCTGCGTCAGTACATCAAGACGGCGTAG
- a CDS encoding rhomboid family intramembrane serine protease: protein MDSPSDPTPDPQPETPREPILNLPGVLSAYVLLIAAIHLRVLLPDDWDGWIIDMFAFVPKRYDSTLMDGAFPGGTPAKIWTFVSYSLLHANLTHIGFNVLWLLPFGSALARRFGSLRFLLFLAVTAAAGALAHLVTHEHALAPMIGASASVSGTMAAAMRFAFVKGSFLSFSRGDADTAAKVPALSLARALRNPRVLSFLAVWFGVNIVFGVGDLTPGADGANVAWQAHIGGFIAGLILFPLFDPIPHVRDDAAPALRSDATDS from the coding sequence TTGGATTCTCCGTCAGACCCCACGCCAGATCCGCAGCCGGAGACGCCGCGGGAACCGATCCTGAACCTGCCGGGTGTGCTGTCGGCCTATGTCCTGCTGATCGCGGCGATCCATCTGCGTGTGCTGCTGCCGGACGATTGGGACGGCTGGATCATCGACATGTTCGCCTTCGTCCCGAAACGGTACGACTCCACCCTGATGGACGGCGCCTTTCCCGGCGGCACGCCGGCCAAGATCTGGACCTTCGTCAGCTATTCGCTGCTGCATGCCAATCTGACGCATATCGGCTTCAACGTGCTGTGGCTGCTGCCGTTCGGCAGCGCGCTCGCCCGCCGCTTCGGCTCGCTGCGCTTCCTCCTGTTCCTGGCGGTCACGGCGGCCGCCGGCGCGCTGGCGCATCTCGTCACCCACGAGCACGCCCTGGCGCCGATGATCGGCGCATCGGCCTCGGTGTCCGGCACCATGGCGGCGGCGATGCGATTCGCGTTCGTGAAGGGCAGCTTCCTGTCGTTCAGCCGCGGCGACGCCGATACGGCGGCCAAGGTGCCGGCCCTGTCGCTCGCGCGTGCGCTGCGCAATCCGCGCGTGCTCAGCTTCCTTGCGGTGTGGTTCGGCGTCAACATCGTGTTTGGCGTGGGAGACCTCACGCCCGGCGCCGACGGCGCCAACGTGGCCTGGCAGGCCCATATCGGCGGCTTCATCGCCGGCCTCATCCTGTTCCCGCTGTTCGATCCGATCCCGCATGTGCGGGATGATGCTGCACCTGCGTTGCGTTCCGACGCGACAGACAGTTAG
- a CDS encoding PAS domain-containing protein, whose translation MKHPSNREFFAYWNDRRGHAKAPERSDIEPSAVRELLGDIFVLSCDADSGFPFRMAGTRLCALLGGDVKDKSFPAHFAAASRREIEEITTVVCEETLPAIAGVKALAPDGVMAHFELLLLPFAMRAHEPISLTGLLAPFEAPRGALGPLEMVSWRYIHPPAERMVPRALRKLAIARGLMVYEGLR comes from the coding sequence ATGAAACATCCGTCCAATCGCGAGTTCTTCGCCTATTGGAACGATCGGCGCGGCCATGCCAAGGCGCCGGAGCGCAGCGACATCGAGCCGTCGGCCGTGCGTGAGCTGCTCGGCGATATCTTCGTGTTGTCCTGCGATGCCGACAGCGGCTTTCCGTTCCGCATGGCCGGCACGCGGCTGTGCGCCCTGCTCGGCGGCGACGTCAAGGACAAGAGTTTTCCGGCACATTTTGCCGCCGCGAGCCGCCGCGAGATCGAGGAGATCACGACCGTGGTCTGCGAGGAGACGCTGCCGGCAATCGCCGGCGTCAAGGCGCTGGCCCCGGACGGCGTGATGGCCCATTTCGAGCTGCTGCTGCTCCCCTTCGCGATGCGCGCGCATGAGCCGATCAGCCTGACCGGCCTGCTCGCGCCGTTCGAGGCGCCGCGGGGCGCGCTGGGCCCGCTCGAGATGGTCTCCTGGCGCTACATCCATCCGCCCGCCGAACGCATGGTGCCGCGCGCGCTGCGCAAGCTCGCGATCGCCCGCGGCCTGATGGTCTATGAGGGGCTGCGCTGA
- a CDS encoding PilZ domain-containing protein: protein MALPNKKLSLPAAEERRRFQRVKVHLLGRYMLPDRREFPCQVINMSPGGLALLAPGIGNVGDRVIAYLDHIGRVEGKITRIIDNGFAMTIGATARKRDKLAAQLTWLANRDILNLPEDRRHDRIIPRNPIAVLTLEDGTKMTCRIMDMSLSGAAIAAETRPPLKSQVLLGRVQARVVRNLEGGFAIEFTHAQLAETLEESVTAR from the coding sequence ATGGCGTTGCCGAACAAAAAACTCTCTCTTCCGGCCGCCGAGGAGCGCCGCCGTTTCCAGCGGGTCAAGGTCCACCTGCTCGGCCGCTACATGCTGCCCGACCGCCGTGAATTTCCCTGCCAGGTGATCAACATGTCGCCAGGCGGGCTCGCGCTGCTGGCGCCCGGCATCGGCAATGTCGGTGACCGCGTGATCGCCTATCTCGACCATATCGGCCGCGTCGAGGGCAAGATCACCCGCATCATCGACAACGGCTTCGCGATGACGATCGGCGCGACCGCGCGCAAGCGCGACAAGCTCGCGGCACAGCTGACCTGGCTCGCCAACCGCGACATCCTCAACCTGCCGGAGGACCGCCGCCACGACCGTATCATTCCGCGCAACCCGATCGCGGTGCTGACGCTCGAGGACGGCACCAAGATGACCTGCCGCATCATGGACATGTCGCTGTCGGGCGCGGCGATCGCGGCCGAGACCCGGCCGCCGCTGAAATCGCAGGTCTTGCTCGGCCGCGTGCAGGCACGTGTGGTGCGGAACCTCGAAGGCGGCTTCGCCATCGAGTTCACCCACGCGCAGCTTGCCGAAACGCTCGAAGAGAGCGTTACCGCGCGGTAA
- a CDS encoding transglutaminase-like cysteine peptidase → MVKRTGLAKGLAAVAFLVAMGAAAHAGDDRVLYASLGDTTRAPIGWVEFCTETPEECRGGASQPRDIVLSQTAWRDLLKVNRWVNENVKPITDMDHWGVVEKWSLPSDGYGDCEDYVLLKRKLLIDAGWPREALLITVVRDKKGEGHAVLTVKTDKGEYVLDNQNESVVAWTETGYRFVKRQSQSDPNVWVSLGDGRPAVATASARER, encoded by the coding sequence ATGGTCAAGCGGACGGGACTGGCAAAAGGGTTGGCGGCTGTCGCCTTCCTGGTGGCGATGGGCGCAGCGGCGCATGCGGGTGACGACCGGGTGCTGTATGCGAGCCTTGGCGACACGACGCGGGCCCCGATCGGCTGGGTCGAGTTCTGCACCGAGACTCCCGAGGAATGCCGCGGCGGCGCGTCGCAGCCCCGCGACATCGTGCTCTCGCAGACGGCGTGGCGCGACCTGCTAAAGGTCAATCGCTGGGTCAACGAGAACGTCAAGCCCATCACCGACATGGACCATTGGGGCGTGGTCGAGAAATGGTCGCTGCCGTCAGACGGCTACGGCGACTGCGAGGACTACGTGCTGTTGAAGCGCAAGCTGCTGATCGATGCCGGCTGGCCCCGCGAGGCGCTGCTGATCACGGTGGTGCGCGACAAGAAGGGTGAGGGACACGCCGTCCTCACCGTGAAGACCGACAAGGGCGAATACGTGCTCGACAATCAGAACGAGAGCGTCGTCGCCTGGACCGAGACCGGCTACCGCTTCGTCAAGCGGCAGTCGCAGAGCGACCCGAACGTCTGGGTCTCGCTCGGCGACGGTCGCCCGGCAGTGGCCACCGCCAGCGCCAGAGAGCGCTGA
- a CDS encoding dienelactone hydrolase family protein codes for MSAEPALTSDVIGLTKVAPFSRRGFMTASAAVTAGYTLAAGPVRAEVVTTDTNGLNTGDAKIKVADGEMPAYFARPASASNPPVVVVAMEIFGLHQYIKDVTRRLAKLGVLAVAPDYYFRKGTDLTKISDIKDLLPIVNAKPDAELLSDLDATVAWAKSQGGDTSRLGIVGFCRGGRTVWEYAAHNAGLKAGVAFYGPLIDPPNPVWPKSPTQLAPDIKAPVLGLYGEADTGIPVASVEAMKAALADNKKTAEFKIYPGAPHGFHADYRPSYRKDAADDAWAQMQKWFKTYGVLS; via the coding sequence ATGTCCGCTGAACCAGCACTGACGTCCGATGTCATCGGGCTGACCAAAGTCGCCCCCTTTTCACGCCGCGGCTTCATGACCGCATCGGCGGCCGTGACGGCGGGCTACACGCTGGCCGCAGGCCCCGTGCGGGCCGAGGTCGTCACCACCGACACCAACGGCCTCAATACAGGTGATGCGAAGATCAAGGTCGCCGACGGCGAGATGCCGGCCTATTTCGCAAGACCTGCGAGCGCCAGCAATCCGCCGGTCGTCGTGGTCGCGATGGAGATCTTCGGACTCCACCAATACATCAAGGACGTGACGCGCCGCCTTGCCAAGCTCGGCGTCCTCGCGGTCGCGCCGGACTACTATTTCCGCAAGGGCACCGACCTGACGAAGATCAGCGACATCAAGGATCTGCTGCCGATCGTGAATGCAAAACCCGATGCGGAGCTGTTGTCGGATCTCGACGCCACCGTCGCCTGGGCCAAGTCACAGGGCGGCGACACCTCGCGCCTCGGCATCGTCGGCTTCTGCCGCGGCGGCCGCACGGTGTGGGAATATGCGGCGCACAATGCCGGCCTGAAGGCCGGTGTCGCATTCTACGGTCCGCTGATCGATCCGCCCAATCCGGTCTGGCCGAAGAGTCCGACGCAGCTCGCGCCCGACATCAAGGCCCCCGTGCTTGGTCTCTACGGCGAAGCCGATACCGGCATTCCCGTCGCCAGCGTGGAAGCGATGAAGGCGGCGCTCGCCGATAACAAGAAGACCGCGGAGTTCAAGATCTATCCCGGCGCCCCGCACGGCTTCCATGCCGACTATCGTCCGAGCTACCGCAAGGACGCCGCCGACGATGCCTGGGCGCAGATGCAGAAATGGTTCAAGACGTACGGCGTGCTGAGCTGA
- a CDS encoding gamma carbonic anhydrase family protein, with protein MAIYELDGQAPELPADGNYYIADNATVIGRVRLAKEVTVWFGAVIRGDNDWIEIGESSNIQDNVTCHVDPGFPLRVGRNCTVGHNVILHGCTVEDDALIGMGSIIMNGAHIRRGSVVGAGAIITEGKDFPEYSLIVGAPARVVRTLEPAQVERMSIAARAYVDKGPRYTRGLKKIG; from the coding sequence ATGGCCATCTACGAACTCGACGGGCAGGCGCCTGAGCTGCCGGCGGACGGAAACTACTACATCGCCGATAATGCGACCGTGATCGGCCGTGTCAGGCTCGCCAAGGAGGTCACCGTCTGGTTCGGTGCGGTCATTCGCGGCGACAATGATTGGATCGAGATCGGCGAGAGCTCCAACATCCAGGACAACGTAACCTGCCACGTCGACCCCGGCTTCCCGCTCCGGGTCGGCAGGAACTGCACGGTTGGCCACAACGTGATCCTGCACGGCTGCACCGTCGAGGACGACGCGCTGATCGGCATGGGCTCGATCATCATGAATGGCGCACATATCCGCCGCGGCAGCGTTGTCGGCGCCGGCGCCATCATCACCGAAGGCAAGGATTTTCCGGAGTATTCGCTGATCGTCGGCGCGCCCGCCCGCGTCGTCCGGACGCTCGAACCCGCGCAGGTCGAACGGATGAGCATCGCGGCCCGCGCCTATGTCGACAAGGGGCCGCGCTACACCAGGGGTCTGAAGAAGATCGGCTGA
- a CDS encoding DUF6949 family protein codes for MSAEAFNSLFSILIGFAVAGALASGYQAYAERPPGFELLQQGVTPRRFAAVPFLVFAAPFIIMRNTLRGARIERRRFEFVMLATVIAGFWSMMSGTFLVMTLRAAGVLT; via the coding sequence ATGTCGGCAGAGGCGTTCAATTCACTGTTTTCGATCCTGATCGGCTTTGCCGTGGCCGGCGCCTTGGCCAGCGGCTATCAGGCCTATGCCGAACGTCCACCCGGCTTCGAACTGCTGCAGCAGGGGGTCACGCCGCGGCGCTTCGCTGCGGTGCCGTTCCTGGTGTTCGCTGCACCTTTCATCATCATGCGCAACACGCTGCGTGGCGCCCGGATCGAGCGGCGTCGTTTCGAGTTCGTGATGCTGGCGACCGTGATCGCCGGCTTCTGGAGCATGATGTCCGGCACCTTCCTGGTGATGACGCTGCGTGCCGCGGGTGTGCTGACCTAG
- a CDS encoding DUF3126 family protein, with amino-acid sequence MDVQEVRKLDAYLKRVFANPKIRVVPRPKKEDSAEVYIGEEFIGVLFVDDEDDDRSFQFQMAILEDDLVE; translated from the coding sequence GTGGACGTTCAGGAAGTCAGGAAGCTTGACGCGTATCTCAAGCGTGTGTTCGCCAATCCCAAGATCCGGGTGGTGCCGCGGCCGAAGAAGGAAGACTCCGCCGAAGTCTATATCGGCGAGGAGTTCATCGGTGTGCTGTTCGTCGACGATGAAGACGACGATCGCTCGTTCCAATTCCAGATGGCAATCCTGGAAGACGACCTCGTCGAGTAA
- the cysE gene encoding serine O-acetyltransferase yields the protein MAMHQTHQHETHQQGGKLAALDPIWDRIRHEAEEIVRREPELATFIYSTVLHHSRLEDSVVHRVAERLDHSALSGDLIRQTFDDALRDEPDLGHAFRADLVAVYDRDPATSRFIDPLLYFKGFHALQTHRLAHWLHRKSRKDFAFYLQSRSSAVFQTDINPAARIGRGIFLDHATGFVCGETAIIEDNVSILHGVTLGGTGKENEDRHPKIRHGVLIGAGAKVLGNIEVGHCARIAAGSVVVKPVPNNVTVAGVPAKIVGEAGCAEPSRTMDQMINAIGI from the coding sequence ATGGCTATGCATCAGACTCATCAGCACGAGACCCATCAACAGGGCGGAAAGCTGGCGGCGCTTGATCCGATCTGGGATCGGATTCGCCACGAGGCCGAAGAGATCGTCCGCCGCGAGCCGGAGCTCGCGACCTTCATCTACTCGACCGTGCTGCATCACAGCCGGCTGGAGGACTCGGTCGTGCATCGTGTCGCCGAGCGTCTCGATCATTCCGCGCTCTCGGGTGACCTGATCCGCCAGACCTTCGACGATGCGCTGCGCGACGAGCCGGATCTCGGCCACGCCTTTCGCGCTGACCTCGTTGCCGTCTATGACCGTGATCCGGCCACCTCGCGCTTCATCGATCCGCTGCTGTACTTCAAGGGCTTCCACGCGCTGCAGACGCATCGGCTGGCGCATTGGCTCCACCGCAAGAGCCGCAAGGATTTCGCGTTCTATCTGCAGAGCCGCTCGTCGGCCGTGTTCCAGACCGACATCAACCCGGCCGCGCGGATCGGGCGCGGCATCTTCCTCGATCACGCCACCGGCTTCGTCTGCGGCGAGACCGCCATCATCGAGGACAACGTCTCGATCCTGCACGGCGTGACGCTCGGCGGCACCGGCAAGGAGAATGAGGATCGTCACCCCAAGATCCGCCATGGCGTGCTGATCGGCGCCGGCGCCAAGGTGCTCGGCAACATCGAGGTCGGGCACTGCGCGCGGATCGCCGCCGGCTCGGTCGTGGTGAAGCCGGTCCCGAACAACGTGACCGTTGCCGGCGTACCGGCGAAGATCGTCGGCGAGGCCGGCTGTGCGGAGCCGTCGCGCACGATGGACCAGATGATCAACGCCATCGGGATATGA
- a CDS encoding IS110 family transposase: protein MQASTQGTLTAGDTGTIFVAIELSQKSWLITLHSPDQGRMSRHKLDGVDQVGLLALIAKTRARAAQKLGSEPRVASCYEAGYDGFWLHRLLVANGIDNLVFDPASIAVEQRARRAKTDRIDGELLLRTLMAYLRGEPRVVRIVRVPTVEQEDARRVSRERDRLVTEQTAHTNRIKALLRLSGLEVGAPRRRNWLTWLEQQRDWQGEPLPPHVLAEVKREHARLMLVREQLAALEQSQEAAQAAVVPEAMAKRREQLQRLKGLGPAFATTLAGELFYKDFRNRREVASYCGLTPSPWKSGGIDREQGISKAGNPHVRLKTIELAWLWVRHQPDSALSRWFQTRTLNTGKRVRRIAIVALARKLVVALWRYLETGLVPEEALMKA from the coding sequence ATGCAAGCTTCGACCCAAGGCACGCTCACCGCCGGAGATACTGGCACGATTTTCGTTGCAATTGAACTCAGCCAGAAGAGCTGGCTGATCACGTTGCACAGTCCCGATCAGGGACGGATGTCGCGGCACAAGCTCGACGGAGTCGATCAGGTCGGGTTGCTGGCGTTGATCGCCAAGACGCGGGCCCGGGCGGCGCAGAAGCTCGGATCGGAGCCGCGCGTGGCGAGCTGCTACGAGGCCGGCTATGACGGCTTCTGGCTGCACCGGTTGCTGGTCGCGAACGGAATCGACAATCTGGTGTTCGATCCGGCAAGCATCGCGGTCGAGCAGCGCGCACGGCGGGCAAAGACGGATCGGATCGACGGCGAGCTGTTGCTGCGCACGCTGATGGCCTATTTGCGCGGCGAGCCCCGGGTGGTCCGGATCGTCCGGGTGCCGACGGTGGAGCAGGAGGACGCCCGGCGGGTCAGCCGCGAGCGCGACCGGCTGGTCACGGAGCAGACGGCCCACACCAACCGGATCAAGGCGCTGCTGCGGCTGTCCGGCCTGGAGGTCGGCGCGCCGCGCCGCCGCAACTGGCTCACCTGGCTGGAGCAGCAACGCGACTGGCAGGGTGAGCCGCTGCCGCCCCACGTTCTGGCCGAGGTCAAGCGCGAGCACGCGCGTCTGATGCTGGTGCGCGAGCAGCTCGCGGCGCTGGAGCAGAGCCAGGAGGCCGCGCAGGCGGCTGTCGTTCCGGAGGCGATGGCCAAGCGGCGGGAGCAGCTGCAGCGGCTCAAGGGGCTCGGGCCGGCCTTCGCCACGACATTGGCGGGCGAGCTGTTCTACAAGGACTTCCGCAACCGGCGCGAGGTCGCCAGCTATTGCGGCCTGACACCGAGCCCATGGAAGAGCGGCGGCATCGATCGTGAGCAGGGCATCAGCAAGGCGGGCAATCCGCACGTCCGCCTGAAGACGATCGAGCTGGCTTGGCTCTGGGTCCGCCATCAGCCGGACAGCGCGCTCAGCCGCTGGTTCCAGACCCGCACGCTCAACACCGGCAAGCGTGTCAGGCGCATTGCGATCGTGGCGCTGGCGCGCAAGCTCGTCGTGGCGCTGTGGCGCTATCTCGAGACCGGCCTCGTGCCCGAGGAGGCCCTGATGAAGGCGTAA
- a CDS encoding alpha/beta fold hydrolase encodes MPSFHNGAVEIAFIDEGEGDPIVLVHGFASTKNVNWVYPAWVSELRKDGRRVIALDNRGHGDSAKLYDPALYAIAEMASDVTALMDHLDIESADIMGYSLGGRIAGHIALATPARVRSAIFGGIGMAMIEGGGPGENVASALEAPSIDEVTDPVGRTFRAFADQTRSDRLALAACMRGSRGLMSKEEAGRLSVPVLVAVGTTDEVSGSGPALGALIPGARVLDIPNRDHMRAVGDKVYKAGVIDFLAQR; translated from the coding sequence ATGCCGAGCTTCCACAACGGCGCTGTCGAAATCGCCTTCATCGATGAGGGAGAGGGCGATCCGATCGTGCTCGTCCATGGCTTCGCCTCGACCAAGAACGTGAACTGGGTCTATCCGGCCTGGGTCTCCGAGCTGCGCAAGGATGGCCGCCGCGTCATCGCGCTCGACAATCGCGGTCATGGCGATTCCGCCAAGCTCTACGACCCCGCGCTGTATGCGATCGCGGAAATGGCGAGCGATGTCACGGCGCTGATGGATCATCTCGACATCGAAAGCGCCGACATCATGGGCTATTCGCTCGGTGGCCGCATTGCCGGCCACATCGCGCTCGCGACGCCCGCGCGCGTGCGCTCGGCGATCTTCGGCGGAATCGGCATGGCGATGATCGAAGGCGGCGGCCCCGGCGAGAACGTCGCCTCCGCCCTGGAAGCGCCCTCGATCGACGAGGTGACCGATCCGGTCGGGCGGACATTCCGCGCGTTTGCCGACCAGACCCGCTCGGACCGGCTGGCGCTCGCCGCCTGCATGCGCGGCTCACGCGGATTGATGTCGAAGGAGGAGGCGGGGCGCCTCAGCGTGCCGGTGCTGGTCGCCGTCGGCACCACCGACGAGGTCTCGGGCTCGGGCCCCGCGCTCGGCGCGCTCATTCCGGGCGCTCGGGTGCTCGATATCCCCAACCGCGACCACATGCGCGCGGTCGGTGACAAGGTCTACAAGGCCGGTGTGATCGATTTCCTGGCGCAGCGTTGA
- a CDS encoding zinc-finger domain-containing protein, with translation MADNIVPHFHNDAGVPVIEIGSHEFMCVGANPPFDHPHVFLDLGNDKEIICPYCSTLYRYAPDLAAGEARPPECVLKDVA, from the coding sequence ATGGCCGATAACATCGTCCCGCATTTCCACAATGATGCCGGCGTCCCCGTCATCGAGATCGGCTCGCATGAGTTCATGTGCGTGGGCGCCAATCCGCCGTTCGATCATCCGCACGTGTTCCTCGATCTCGGCAACGACAAGGAAATCATCTGCCCGTATTGCTCGACGCTGTATCGCTACGCGCCGGACCTCGCCGCGGGTGAAGCGCGGCCCCCCGAATGCGTGCTGAAGGACGTGGCCTGA